TTGAACTGACACCCCTCTGTTGGTCAATCAAAGTGTGATCTTTCTCTAACTGTGAACAGGAACAATTACCTCGGATGACAGAGCTCACGCTTCTGAGAGTGTGACTGGAGCGTCGAGTGAGAGCGGTGAGTCACCGTTTCTTTAATTACCTGTAAAATTAAGGTGACGATGATCAAGTTCCACAAACTGAAACAGCAGGACGACATGACTGAGCTGTTTGAAGTATTTCTGTACAGATGCTAAAGAAAGACTCAAAATGCGTGATGTTCAAAGTATTATGCTGGTTTTATAAATATGAGTAatagatttgaaaatgtggGTCTAAGGTCAAATCTTAGATTTTCAGATTTTCCTGTAAATAATAATTCTAATTGTATGAAATGAACTGGTTTGACTAGAGTAAAACCTAGTGGTTCAAAGAGCTACAATACAAAAAAGGAGGCACCTGTTATTCAACTTTTTCTGAAAACAGTGTTTTTCTCCAGTGTTTTGGGTTTATGTTGCTAGCTGGTAAATACAGAATGAATAAAAATTCAGGGTATTTTTTTACCCCATACAATGGGGGCTCATTCCATTCAAACACAAACAAGCCCGAAGATCAGAGGGGTGACCTAGAAGGCGAGTTCACAGCTTAGCAATGGTTTTTGAGACTTGCAAATTCTCAGCTCACTTTTAAATGGGACATATTGCCAGGGTAATGCACGCTGAATGCCTAACCAGAAGGATGTACTATGAAGTGGGTTTACTGGTTTAGCAAGGTTTTGGGCTGACTTCCAAGTTTTGGGCACTACTAATTGTTACTCACTTTTAAATGGGGTACACTGTCACAGTTATTTAGACTTCACGCCTAACCTGCTCCGAGTAGGTTAGCGCTGCGGTTTGGATTACAGCAGGTGTAAAAAGTCTGCCCTTTCACCGAAAAGAAAATACACAAACTGCCCTTtcgggaaaaaataataaaaaaaatatcatagCCTATAGGAGCTGCCCTTTGACTGAATAGGTGGAACAGGCAATACCACTGACCATAGGGACTCGGGCTTTTCTCTTAGGGGTGCAAGGAAGGTAAGAGAGTCCAACCAGTCATTCCCCCAGATAagtaaaaaaatgcaattacatttgcaataaattattattacatacTGATGTGACTAACACAAGCcacattttcaaaaataacGTATATGTGGatatatatcattttaaagGTCCACAAGGATGTTCAGTTGGCTGACTTCTTCCCCACAACTAACTGCCACCTTAGCACAGTGTTACCCAACGCTCTCCCTGGAGACCCACACAGGGGACTCCCAGGGACTCCCAGCTTCCAGTAGgcagaaacgtggactgccTGGGGTCCCTGGGGACTGGGCAGGGAAACCCTGTCTTAGCAGGTCCTCTTCCTtgttctccatctctctcaatAACCTGCTTTCATCATTACTTATTTCCTCTTGCACTCAGCTCCTTCTTCGTGCTCAAAATGGCGGATGCCAAGGAGTGTGTCGATGGGATTAAGGCATATGACAATACTGGTTTGGAGCTGGTCCCAACTTCCTGCTCGCAGGATGCGGTGCACCAGAACCAGCCCCCACCATACATGCCACCACCCTACCCAATGACTCCATACCCTCCCCCGATGCCCCCAGAGCCTGGATTCATCATGGACCCACCCCCCCAATACTGGCCCAAACCTGAAGAGCAAAACCCACCAGCGGAGACTGAAGGTAACAATACAGGAGCACTTCATCTTAATTTTCTTGAAGATTTGGAATAATAACCATCCATGCTGAACTACAAGGGTAAAATTATTTCCTTGCAGTGACCAGCATGCCGTCAGAAAGAATTATGATTGTACCGACCGCATTCGATGACAAAACCACCCGCAGAGCTTTCATTCGGAAGGTGTGTCAGCCCGGCGTTTCGTTGAGAGGCGCCACTGATTGTTGAGGAACCTCTGGCATTTCCTCGCCCTACATCCTGCTGTTACAATACTTTCAGTACTTAACCTCACTTGTGAAAGTCACGTTAAGTGCTCACTTGTGTTCACGTGTTTAGTAATACTTGATCACCCGCCTCTGGTTGGCCTGTTAAAATAACCGGAGCTTCTTCCCTTCACCAACCACAGGTCTTCTGCGTGGTGACCCTCCAACTGCTGGTCACCTTCAGCATAGTGTGCGTGTTCACCTTCTCCCAAACAGTCCAGGGTTGGGTGCGCAATAACCTCTGGGTGTACCTGAGCTCCTACATCGTGTTTGCGgtggtgtctgtctgcctggccCTCTGCAGTTCCTTCAGCAGGAGCCACCCCTGGAATATGTTGGGGCTGGTAGGTAACACACTCTTGTTTAAGCCCATAAGATGCTGCTAACCGCCCGCTAGGTCAACGTTTCCCCACCCAGTCCTAGGGGACCCAGTGACGGGCCACGTTTTTGCTCACTCCCGGCTcccatctgtgggtccctgtgGACCAAGCTGGGAAACACCGTGTTAGGTTACGCTCTTTTTTTTCACCCCAGCAAGACACTGGCTTATTCTAGGCGATGAGCTAAAAATAGAAACGATGATGcatgtgatgtcacttcctgtgctCCCAGGCGGTCATCACTCTGAGCCTGTCTTACATGGTCGGTACTGTGGCCTCCTACCACAACACATCAGCTGTGATTATTGCCATGGGATCCACACTAGTCATCTCCTTCAGCATCGTCATCTTCTCAGCCCAGGTATGCTCCACAGCTTCTGCCGGCACAGGACGACACGGAGATACTCTGCGTCCTTTTATCCCCATAATTCCTTGGGTTTCCACCCGCAGTCCGACAATATGATTTGGTGAACTGGTATTTGTAGACGACCCCTAGTGTGTACGTGTGTGCCTATGACATCCTGACATACCAGCTAAGGTGGCTCTAAGGTTGTACCCTCTGCTTCTACAGGTAGGATC
The Paramormyrops kingsleyae isolate MSU_618 chromosome 4, PKINGS_0.4, whole genome shotgun sequence genome window above contains:
- the LOC111854531 gene encoding protein lifeguard 1, yielding MADAKECVDGIKAYDNTGLELVPTSCSQDAVHQNQPPPYMPPPYPMTPYPPPMPPEPGFIMDPPPQYWPKPEEQNPPAETEVTSMPSERIMIVPTAFDDKTTRRAFIRKVFCVVTLQLLVTFSIVCVFTFSQTVQGWVRNNLWVYLSSYIVFAVVSVCLALCSSFSRSHPWNMLGLAVITLSLSYMVGTVASYHNTSAVIIAMGSTLVISFSIVIFSAQTRVDFTLCNGVMLVLAMTLLMFGFFSIFFYSSALQIVYGTLGALLYSLFLAVDCQLVMGREKYGLSPEEYIFAALILYLDIITIFLYLLILFGGSSNN